The following coding sequences lie in one Streptomyces venezuelae genomic window:
- a CDS encoding ATP-binding cassette domain-containing protein has product MSKPSTHTADSHDLIRVHGARENNLKDVSIEIPKRRLTVFTGVSGSGKSSLVFDTIAAESQRLINETYSAFVQGFMPTQARPEVDVLDGLTTAITVGQQRMGGDPRSTVGTATDANAMLRILFSRLGKPHIGPPSAYSFNTASVRASGAITVERGNKTEAQKATYQRTGGMCTRCEGRGSVSDIDLTQLYDDSKSLAEGAFTIPGWKSDSQWTVQVYAQSGFVDPDKPIRAYTKKELRDFLYGDPVKVKVNGVNLTYEGLIPKIQKSFLSKDKESMQPHIRAFVERAVTFTTCPECDGTRLSEGARSSKIKRKSIADLCAMEIRDLAEWIRGLGTSGAYASVAPLLTALQQTLDSFVEIGLGYLALDRPAATLSGGEAQRVKMIRHLGSSLTDVTYVFDEPTVGLHPHDIRRMNDLLLRLRDKGNTVLVVEHKPETIVIADHVVDLGPGAGTAGGTVCFEGTVEGLRASGTVTGRHFDDRSTLKETVREPTGALEIRGADAHNLRGVDVDIPLGVLTVVTGVAGSGKSSLVHKSIPADAGVVAVDQTPIRGSRRSNPATYTGLLDPIRKAFAKANGVKPALFSANSEGACPTCNGAGVIYTDLGVMASVATPCEDCEGRRFQASVLEYRLGGRDISEVLAMSVEEALEFFGGGGVGVGGNGGGGGEARTPAAHRILERLSDVGLGYLSLGQPLTTLSGGERQRLKLATHMADKGGVYVLDEPTTGLHLADVEQLLGLLDRLVDAGKSVIVIEHHQAVMAHADWIIDLGPGAGHDGGKIVFEGTPADLVAERPTLTGEHLAEYVGG; this is encoded by the coding sequence ATGAGCAAGCCCAGCACGCACACCGCCGACAGCCACGACCTGATCCGTGTGCACGGCGCCCGCGAGAACAATCTCAAGGACGTGAGCATCGAGATCCCGAAGCGCCGTCTGACGGTGTTCACCGGCGTCTCCGGGTCCGGCAAGAGCTCGCTCGTGTTCGACACGATCGCCGCGGAGTCGCAGCGGCTCATCAACGAGACGTACAGCGCCTTCGTGCAGGGCTTCATGCCGACGCAGGCGCGCCCCGAGGTCGACGTGCTCGACGGGCTCACCACCGCGATCACCGTCGGCCAGCAGCGGATGGGCGGCGACCCGCGCTCCACCGTCGGCACCGCCACCGACGCCAACGCGATGCTGCGCATCCTCTTCAGCCGCCTCGGCAAGCCGCACATCGGCCCGCCCAGCGCGTACTCCTTCAACACCGCGTCCGTCAGGGCGAGCGGCGCGATCACCGTCGAGCGGGGCAACAAGACCGAGGCGCAGAAGGCCACGTATCAGCGCACCGGCGGCATGTGCACGCGCTGCGAGGGCCGGGGCAGCGTCTCCGACATCGACCTGACGCAGCTGTACGACGACTCGAAGTCGCTCGCCGAGGGCGCGTTCACCATCCCCGGCTGGAAGTCGGACAGCCAGTGGACCGTGCAGGTGTACGCCCAGTCCGGCTTCGTCGACCCGGACAAGCCGATCCGCGCGTACACGAAGAAGGAGCTGCGCGACTTCCTCTACGGCGACCCGGTCAAGGTGAAGGTCAACGGCGTGAACCTCACCTATGAGGGGCTGATCCCGAAGATCCAGAAGTCGTTCCTGTCCAAGGACAAGGAGTCGATGCAGCCGCACATCCGCGCGTTCGTGGAGCGCGCGGTCACGTTCACCACCTGTCCCGAGTGCGACGGCACGCGGCTCAGCGAGGGCGCCCGCTCCTCGAAGATCAAGCGGAAGAGCATCGCCGATCTGTGTGCGATGGAGATCAGGGACCTGGCCGAGTGGATCCGCGGGCTCGGCACGAGCGGGGCGTACGCGTCGGTGGCGCCGCTGCTCACGGCCCTGCAGCAGACCCTCGACTCGTTCGTGGAGATCGGGCTCGGCTACCTCGCGCTCGACCGGCCCGCGGCGACCCTGTCCGGCGGCGAGGCGCAGCGCGTCAAGATGATCCGCCACCTCGGCTCCTCCCTCACCGACGTCACGTACGTCTTCGACGAGCCCACGGTCGGCCTGCACCCGCACGACATCCGGCGGATGAACGACCTGCTGCTGCGCCTGCGCGACAAGGGCAACACCGTGCTCGTCGTCGAGCACAAGCCGGAGACCATCGTCATCGCCGACCACGTCGTGGACCTCGGACCGGGTGCGGGCACGGCGGGCGGCACCGTCTGCTTCGAGGGCACGGTGGAGGGGCTCCGGGCGTCCGGCACCGTCACCGGCCGGCACTTCGACGACCGGTCCACGCTGAAGGAGACCGTGCGCGAGCCCACCGGCGCGCTGGAGATCCGCGGCGCCGACGCGCACAACCTGCGCGGGGTCGACGTCGACATCCCGCTCGGGGTGCTCACCGTCGTCACCGGCGTCGCCGGGTCCGGCAAGAGCTCGCTGGTGCACAAGTCGATCCCCGCGGACGCGGGCGTGGTCGCCGTCGACCAGACCCCGATCCGCGGCTCGCGGCGCAGCAACCCGGCGACGTACACGGGCCTGCTCGACCCGATCCGCAAGGCCTTCGCCAAGGCCAACGGCGTGAAGCCCGCGCTGTTCAGCGCCAACTCCGAGGGCGCCTGCCCGACCTGCAACGGCGCCGGGGTCATCTACACCGACCTCGGTGTGATGGCGAGCGTCGCCACGCCCTGCGAGGACTGCGAGGGGCGGCGGTTCCAGGCGTCGGTCCTGGAGTACCGGCTCGGCGGCCGCGACATCAGCGAGGTCCTCGCGATGTCCGTGGAGGAGGCGCTGGAGTTCTTCGGCGGCGGTGGCGTTGGCGTTGGCGGTAACGGCGGTGGTGGTGGCGAGGCCAGGACGCCCGCGGCCCACCGCATCCTGGAACGCCTGTCGGACGTCGGCCTCGGCTACCTGAGCCTCGGCCAGCCCCTCACCACGCTCTCCGGCGGCGAGCGCCAGCGCCTCAAGCTGGCCACGCACATGGCCGACAAGGGCGGTGTCTACGTACTCGACGAGCCGACCACCGGCCTCCACCTCGCCGACGTCGAACAGCTCCTCGGTCTCCTCGACCGGCTCGTCGACGCGGGCAAGTCGGTCATCGTCATCGAGCACCACCAGGCGGTCATGGCGCACGCCGACTGGATCATCGACCTCGGCCCGGGGGCGGGCCACGACGGCGGCAAGATCGTCTTCGAGGGCACACCCGCGGACCTGGTCGCCGAGCGGCCCACCCTCACGGGCGAGCACCTCGCGGAGTACGTGGGCGGCTGA
- a CDS encoding alkene reductase — translation MTTATATVTTTTPTPTPAPVPTSPSPLLHPTRLGSLPLPNRLVMAPMTRNRASADGVPLPVMATYYAQRASAGLIVAEASTPNAVGQTYANITAIHDDAHVAGWRRVTDAVRDAGGRMFLQIQHGGRVGHPDNSGLTPVAPSPVPLPDTIHTPTGPQPAVVPREMTLDDIHRTVADFAAAARRAVDAGFAGVEVHAANGYLLQQFLARNTNHRTDAYGGPVAHRIRFVVEVVRAVADAIGAERVGVRIAPGITVNGIEEGDTEDIYPALVDALNDIGGLAYLHVVFADPENPLFRRIRADWPGTLIANPVLGWGGPLPADGGRRAGERLLAAGADLVSLGRAFLANPDLVERMRVGAPLNAVRDKGLMYEGGAAGYTDYPALSGSPLSVSRPRTPRGARP, via the coding sequence ATGACCACTGCCACCGCCACCGTCACGACCACCACCCCCACCCCCACCCCCGCCCCCGTCCCCACCTCTCCCTCTCCCCTCCTCCACCCCACCCGCCTGGGCTCCCTCCCCCTCCCCAACCGCCTGGTCATGGCGCCCATGACGCGGAACCGGGCCTCCGCCGACGGCGTCCCGCTGCCGGTCATGGCCACCTACTACGCCCAGCGCGCCTCCGCCGGCCTGATCGTCGCCGAGGCGTCGACGCCCAACGCGGTCGGACAGACGTACGCCAACATCACCGCGATCCACGACGACGCCCACGTCGCGGGCTGGCGGCGGGTCACCGACGCCGTGCGCGACGCGGGCGGGCGGATGTTCCTGCAGATCCAGCACGGCGGCCGCGTCGGCCACCCGGACAACAGCGGACTCACCCCGGTGGCCCCGTCACCGGTCCCGCTCCCGGACACCATCCACACACCCACTGGACCGCAACCGGCGGTCGTGCCGCGAGAGATGACGCTCGACGACATCCACCGCACCGTCGCCGACTTCGCCGCCGCGGCCCGGCGCGCCGTCGACGCGGGCTTCGCCGGAGTCGAGGTGCACGCGGCGAACGGCTACCTCCTCCAGCAGTTCCTCGCGCGGAACACCAACCACCGCACCGACGCCTACGGCGGCCCCGTCGCCCACCGCATCCGCTTCGTCGTCGAGGTCGTCCGCGCCGTCGCCGACGCGATCGGCGCCGAGCGCGTCGGCGTGCGCATCGCACCCGGCATCACCGTCAACGGCATCGAGGAGGGCGACACCGAGGACATCTACCCGGCGCTCGTCGACGCGCTGAACGACATCGGCGGCCTCGCCTACCTCCACGTCGTCTTCGCCGACCCCGAAAACCCTCTCTTCCGCCGCATCCGCGCGGACTGGCCCGGCACGCTCATCGCCAACCCGGTCCTCGGCTGGGGCGGCCCGCTGCCCGCCGACGGAGGCCGACGGGCGGGCGAACGGCTCCTCGCCGCGGGCGCGGACCTGGTATCGCTGGGCCGCGCGTTCCTCGCCAACCCCGACCTGGTCGAGCGCATGCGGGTCGGGGCACCGCTCAACGCCGTACGGGACAAGGGCCTGATGTACGAGGGCGGGGCGGCCGGTTACACGGACTACCCGGCCCTCAGCGGTAGCCCTCTGTCCGTCAGCCGCCCACGTACTCCGCGAGGTGCTCGCCCGTGA
- a CDS encoding PHB depolymerase family esterase gives MVHGGSHLVRTVTAVLALVLALTAVLGGAPTATGATGTAAAVPSPTPGELTPHAVESTYVSGVSSGGYLADQLHVAHSAVFEGAGIFSAGAYDCAQGSVNTALYACMDTYMPRKTPAQLEQLTRERAAAGRVDPVANLAGDPVWLYHGGNDRTVDRPVNNDLATYHRDFGADVSYDTSSAAGHAWVSPLGKVACASTASPYINTCGTDPERSMLNHLFGAPVNPATVSPLDGTLVRFDQNRHVPGGNAAAVSMGKDGFVYVPKACAAGSCRLMVALHGCQQTYGQIGDTFMAQANLNEYADTNRMIVLYPQATTSLDNPRGCWNWWGYGGDTHYADKGGRQITAIMSMVRQLGG, from the coding sequence ATGGTCCACGGAGGGTCCCACCTCGTCCGCACCGTCACCGCCGTGCTCGCCCTCGTCCTCGCCCTCACCGCCGTCCTCGGCGGCGCCCCCACCGCCACCGGTGCCACCGGCACCGCCGCGGCCGTCCCCTCCCCCACCCCCGGCGAACTGACCCCGCACGCCGTCGAGTCGACGTACGTCTCCGGCGTCTCGTCCGGCGGGTATCTCGCCGATCAGCTGCACGTCGCCCACTCCGCCGTCTTCGAGGGCGCCGGAATCTTCAGCGCGGGGGCGTACGACTGCGCGCAGGGCAGCGTCAACACCGCGCTCTACGCCTGCATGGACACGTACATGCCGCGCAAGACCCCGGCGCAGCTGGAGCAGTTGACGAGGGAGCGTGCCGCGGCCGGCCGCGTCGACCCCGTCGCGAACCTGGCCGGCGACCCGGTCTGGCTCTACCACGGCGGCAACGACAGGACCGTCGACCGCCCGGTCAACAACGACCTGGCGACGTACCACCGGGACTTCGGCGCCGACGTCTCCTACGACACGTCATCGGCCGCCGGGCACGCCTGGGTCTCCCCGCTCGGCAAGGTGGCCTGCGCCTCCACCGCGTCCCCGTACATCAACACCTGCGGCACCGACCCCGAGCGATCCATGCTCAACCACCTCTTCGGCGCCCCGGTGAACCCCGCGACCGTGTCCCCGCTCGACGGCACCCTCGTCCGCTTCGACCAGAACCGCCACGTCCCGGGCGGCAACGCGGCCGCCGTCAGCATGGGCAAGGACGGCTTCGTGTACGTCCCGAAGGCCTGCGCGGCCGGGTCGTGCCGCCTGATGGTGGCGCTGCACGGGTGTCAGCAGACGTACGGGCAGATCGGCGACACGTTCATGGCGCAGGCGAACCTGAACGAGTACGCCGACACGAACCGCATGATCGTCCTGTACCCGCAGGCCACCACCTCCCTCGACAACCCGCGCGGCTGCTGGAACTGGTGGGGGTACGGCGGCGACACGCACTACGCCGACAAGGGCGGCAGGCAGATCACCGCGATCATGAGCATGGTCAGGCAGCTGGGCGGGTGA
- a CDS encoding helix-turn-helix domain-containing protein, giving the protein MSAGSVAVVVADEIGIPSWDLYELSIPFTVFGKPQPDLSDHWYDLRLCATREPGPPGQGQGQGQGAAAGEFGVSLRTPYGLEGLAGADTVVVTSVPDACVDEGAPLPAGLADALRAAHAEGARMVSLCTGAFALAEAGLLDGRRATAHWMHTAQLAARYPDVTVDDSVLYVDDGDVLTSAGLTAGLDLCLHLVRRDLGAHVANQLARRMVVPAHRPGGQAQFIDLSVPETDDAGLGPVLEWARAHLDRPLTVDDLARRAAMSPRTFYRRLHAATGTTPLRWLLNQRLARAQSLLETTDLPVERVGELSGLGTANNLRHHFLKQVGVSPADYRRSFFTRPVPSRPVPSRPLPSRPVPSRPALTRPAA; this is encoded by the coding sequence ATGAGCGCAGGTTCCGTCGCGGTCGTCGTGGCCGACGAGATCGGGATCCCGTCCTGGGATCTGTACGAACTGAGCATCCCCTTCACGGTGTTCGGAAAGCCGCAGCCCGACCTGTCGGACCACTGGTACGACCTGCGGCTGTGCGCGACGAGGGAGCCGGGGCCGCCGGGGCAGGGACAGGGGCAGGGGCAGGGTGCGGCGGCGGGCGAGTTCGGGGTCTCGCTCCGCACCCCCTACGGCCTCGAAGGGCTGGCCGGCGCCGACACCGTCGTCGTCACCTCCGTGCCGGACGCGTGCGTCGACGAGGGCGCGCCGCTGCCGGCGGGCCTCGCCGACGCGCTGCGGGCCGCGCACGCCGAGGGCGCCCGCATGGTGTCCCTCTGCACCGGGGCCTTCGCACTCGCGGAGGCGGGCCTCCTCGACGGGCGCAGGGCGACCGCGCACTGGATGCACACGGCCCAACTGGCCGCCCGCTACCCGGACGTCACCGTCGACGACTCCGTCCTCTACGTGGACGACGGCGACGTCCTGACCAGCGCGGGGCTGACCGCGGGCCTCGACCTCTGCCTGCACCTGGTCCGCCGCGACCTCGGCGCGCACGTCGCCAACCAGCTGGCACGCCGGATGGTCGTGCCCGCCCATCGGCCCGGCGGTCAGGCCCAGTTCATCGACCTGTCCGTGCCGGAGACGGACGACGCGGGCCTCGGCCCCGTACTGGAGTGGGCCCGCGCGCACCTGGACCGCCCGCTCACCGTCGACGATCTGGCGCGCCGGGCGGCGATGAGCCCGCGCACGTTCTACCGGCGCCTCCACGCCGCCACCGGCACGACCCCGCTGCGGTGGCTCCTCAACCAGCGGCTCGCGCGGGCGCAGAGCCTGCTGGAGACGACGGACCTGCCGGTGGAGCGGGTGGGCGAGCTGAGCGGCCTGGGCACGGCGAACAACCTCCGCCACCACTTCCTGAAGCAGGTCGGGGTGTCGCCCGCGGACTACCGCCGCTCGTTCTTCACCCGCCCGGTTCCGTCACGCCCGGTTCCGTCACGCCCGCTTCCGTCACGCCCGGTCCCCTCACGCCCGGCTCTCACCCGCCCAGCTGCCTGA
- a CDS encoding NAD(P)-dependent oxidoreductase, with the protein MDPNTTDPNTTPVTLIGLGLMGSALAAALLDAGHPTTVWNRSPEKAKPLADRGAQVAATPADALAASDLVLACVLDYDALHAVLDPLAATGALAGKSLVNLTSGAPEQAEEMARWAASHGAEYLDGGIMTTPPGVGSPEMMFLYSGSETVFEAHRATLATLGDPLHLGTDPGLASLYDAALLGLMWAAFTGWLHGTALVTSQGTSAADFTRVALRWLNGAVSGFVTTYAPQVDAGRYPGDDATVDVQIAAIGHLIHAAEARGVDNALPDLLKATMERAAAAGHGGDSYASVIEVLRGDRR; encoded by the coding sequence ATGGACCCGAACACCACGGACCCGAACACCACCCCCGTCACCCTCATCGGCCTCGGCCTCATGGGCTCCGCGCTCGCCGCCGCCCTCCTGGACGCCGGTCACCCCACCACCGTCTGGAACCGCTCCCCGGAGAAGGCGAAGCCGCTCGCCGACCGGGGCGCGCAGGTGGCCGCCACCCCGGCGGACGCCCTCGCCGCGAGCGACCTCGTCCTCGCCTGCGTACTCGACTACGACGCCCTGCACGCCGTGCTCGACCCTCTCGCCGCGACCGGCGCACTCGCCGGGAAGTCCCTGGTCAACCTCACCTCCGGGGCGCCGGAGCAGGCCGAGGAGATGGCGCGGTGGGCCGCCTCGCACGGCGCCGAGTACCTCGACGGCGGCATCATGACGACCCCGCCGGGCGTCGGGAGCCCCGAGATGATGTTCCTGTACAGCGGCTCGGAGACGGTCTTCGAGGCCCACCGTGCCACCCTCGCCACGCTCGGCGACCCGCTCCACCTCGGCACGGATCCTGGCCTCGCCTCGCTCTACGACGCCGCGCTGCTCGGTCTGATGTGGGCCGCGTTCACGGGGTGGCTGCACGGCACCGCGCTGGTCACCTCGCAGGGCACGTCGGCGGCGGACTTCACGCGGGTCGCGCTGCGCTGGCTGAACGGCGCGGTCTCCGGGTTCGTCACGACGTACGCGCCACAGGTCGACGCCGGACGCTATCCGGGCGACGACGCGACCGTCGACGTACAGATCGCGGCGATCGGGCATCTGATCCACGCCGCGGAAGCGCGCGGCGTCGACAACGCGCTGCCCGATCTCCTGAAGGCGACGATGGAGCGCGCGGCAGCGGCGGGCCACGGCGGCGACAGCTACGCGAGCGTGATCGAGGTGCTGCGCGGCGACCGGCGGTAG
- a CDS encoding peptidoglycan D,D-transpeptidase FtsI family protein, whose protein sequence is MNRPLRHIAVFCGLLTLALLLRANWVQFAKNDDLANDKKNRRVQIEAFSHPRGDIIVGGKSITGAKETPGSDFKFKRVFKEGPMYAPVTGYFSQAQGATFLEGVHNGILSGNDDRLFIKRTLDMLTGKKQQGGDVVTTIDPKAQKAAYEGLVNLNAKGAVVALDPRDGKVLALASTPSYDPSAFSGISLAEGKKFKALSDRKDKPLSNRALREIYPPGSTFKILTAAAALEHGVVTDIDKPTGAPTPYKLPLSSTRIGNDVPDSNCDKVSVKTGMQWSCNNVFLDLADKLGKDKLRETAEKFGFNEEQFLPVRAVASSYPEKLDKPQTALTGMGQGSLTSTPLQMAMVTAGLANDGKVMKPYLVEELRGPDLSTIEKASPDPLNQAVSEKTAKSVQEMMENTVENGTANKAKIDGVTVGGKTGTAQHGADVNDERPYAWFVSYAKNSEGESPVAVAVFVDPSDMDIARSEIAGGKLGAPIAKAVMEAVLER, encoded by the coding sequence ATGAACCGTCCGCTGCGGCACATAGCCGTCTTCTGCGGCCTCCTCACCCTCGCCCTGCTTCTGCGGGCGAACTGGGTGCAGTTCGCGAAGAACGACGATCTCGCGAACGACAAGAAGAACCGCCGCGTGCAGATCGAGGCGTTCTCCCACCCCCGTGGCGACATCATCGTCGGCGGGAAGTCCATCACCGGCGCGAAGGAGACCCCCGGGTCCGACTTCAAGTTCAAGCGGGTCTTCAAAGAGGGCCCGATGTACGCGCCGGTGACGGGCTACTTCTCGCAGGCCCAGGGCGCCACGTTCCTGGAGGGCGTCCACAACGGCATCCTCAGCGGCAACGACGACCGGCTCTTCATCAAGCGCACCCTCGACATGCTGACCGGCAAGAAGCAGCAGGGCGGCGACGTCGTCACGACCATCGACCCCAAGGCGCAGAAGGCGGCCTACGAAGGTCTGGTGAACCTGAACGCCAAGGGTGCGGTGGTCGCCCTGGACCCGCGCGACGGCAAGGTGCTCGCGTTGGCCAGCACCCCGTCGTACGACCCCTCGGCCTTCTCGGGCATCTCGCTCGCCGAGGGCAAGAAGTTCAAGGCGCTCAGCGACCGCAAGGACAAGCCGCTCAGCAACCGCGCGCTGCGCGAGATCTACCCGCCCGGATCCACCTTCAAGATCCTCACCGCGGCCGCCGCCCTGGAGCACGGCGTCGTGACGGACATCGACAAGCCGACCGGCGCGCCGACCCCGTACAAACTCCCCCTCAGCTCCACCCGCATCGGCAATGACGTACCGGACTCCAACTGCGACAAGGTCTCCGTGAAGACCGGCATGCAGTGGTCCTGCAACAACGTCTTCCTCGACCTCGCGGACAAGCTCGGCAAGGACAAGCTGCGCGAGACGGCGGAGAAGTTCGGCTTCAACGAAGAGCAGTTCCTTCCCGTACGGGCCGTCGCCAGCAGCTATCCGGAGAAGCTCGACAAGCCGCAGACCGCCCTGACCGGCATGGGCCAGGGCAGCCTGACCAGCACGCCGCTGCAGATGGCGATGGTCACGGCGGGCCTCGCCAACGACGGCAAGGTCATGAAGCCGTACCTGGTCGAGGAGTTGCGCGGGCCCGACCTCTCCACGATCGAGAAGGCCTCGCCCGACCCGCTGAACCAGGCCGTCTCCGAGAAGACGGCGAAGTCCGTCCAGGAAATGATGGAGAACACCGTCGAGAACGGCACCGCGAACAAGGCGAAGATCGACGGCGTCACGGTCGGCGGCAAGACCGGCACGGCCCAGCACGGCGCGGACGTCAACGACGAGCGTCCGTACGCATGGTTCGTCTCGTACGCGAAGAACAGCGAAGGCGAGTCCCCCGTCGCCGTCGCCGTGTTCGTCGACCCCTCCGACATGGACATCGCACGCTCGGAGATCGCGGGCGGCAAGCTGGGCGCGCCGATCGCGAAAGCGGTGATGGAGGCGGTCCTGGAACGGTAG
- a CDS encoding HelD family protein, producing the protein MTTTPAVAATDTLAQERRHHDACRAALARMVEGAEERVVGGADVSASGADAEVLGYEFRSHAKAMRELPQAPLFFGRLDFADAEDAGAGEHRGQRYYVGRLRVSEHPSAPPLVVDWRAPVSRAFYQAGARDPQGVAVRRRFGWAPGSKGDSADLTGMEDELLGNELLGNELLGDGGHDDGVSSRILAGEIERPRVGPMRDIAATIQPEQDDLVRGELTASVCVQGAPGTGKTAVGLHRAAYLLYTYPHRVQRSGLLILGPNRTFLRYIAEVLPSLGETGVRQSTVSDEIRGRYSVRAHDREGAAVVKHDARMAEVLRRALYARVVAPPADAEVAVADGAYRWRVPLGELERIVADVRDEEPPYAVGRERVRSRVVRAVREQAERRAGPQNNTWVQRVGRARSVSGFLDAVWPRVRADEVLAQVLGDAETLAAAADGILTDAEQRAVLWDRPPRSHKSAKWSAADLVLLDEIEGLLERPAGYGHIVVDEAQDLSPMECRVIARRSDFGSLTVLGDLAQATTPWAARSWEEVLAHLGKPDAAVAPLTTGFRVPRAVVGLANELLGRLDVDVPPARSLRGDGELRVRQVADVAAAVVEAVRDALAREGSIGVIAADHDVERLRTALDAAGIGSAGPDELGARVTLLPASVAKGLEYDHVVVAEPAAVAEAEARGLHRLYVVLTRAVSRLDVLHSRPLPWCDA; encoded by the coding sequence ATGACGACGACACCAGCGGTCGCAGCCACCGACACCCTCGCCCAGGAACGCCGCCACCACGACGCCTGTCGCGCCGCCCTTGCCCGCATGGTCGAGGGCGCCGAGGAGCGGGTCGTCGGAGGGGCGGACGTGTCCGCGTCCGGGGCCGACGCCGAAGTGCTCGGGTACGAGTTCCGCAGCCACGCCAAAGCGATGCGCGAGCTGCCGCAGGCGCCGCTGTTCTTCGGGCGACTCGACTTCGCCGACGCGGAGGACGCCGGGGCCGGCGAGCACCGCGGGCAGCGGTACTACGTCGGGCGGCTGCGCGTCAGCGAGCACCCCTCCGCCCCGCCCCTCGTCGTCGACTGGCGCGCCCCCGTCTCCCGCGCCTTCTACCAGGCGGGCGCCCGGGACCCGCAGGGCGTCGCCGTCCGGCGCCGGTTCGGCTGGGCGCCCGGCAGCAAGGGGGACTCCGCCGACCTCACCGGGATGGAGGACGAGCTTCTGGGGAACGAGCTCCTGGGGAACGAGCTTTTGGGGGACGGCGGCCACGATGACGGTGTGAGCAGCCGCATCCTCGCCGGGGAGATCGAGCGGCCCCGCGTCGGCCCCATGCGCGACATCGCCGCCACCATCCAGCCCGAGCAGGACGACCTCGTACGCGGCGAACTCACCGCCTCCGTCTGCGTGCAGGGAGCCCCCGGCACCGGCAAGACCGCCGTCGGCCTGCACCGCGCCGCGTACCTCCTCTACACGTACCCCCACCGCGTCCAGCGCTCCGGACTGCTCATCCTCGGCCCCAACCGCACCTTCCTCCGCTACATCGCCGAGGTGCTCCCCTCCCTCGGCGAGACCGGCGTACGGCAGTCCACGGTGAGTGATGAGATCCGGGGGCGGTACTCGGTCCGTGCCCACGACCGCGAGGGCGCCGCCGTCGTCAAGCACGACGCCCGGATGGCCGAGGTGCTGCGCCGGGCGCTCTACGCGCGGGTCGTCGCGCCGCCCGCGGACGCGGAGGTCGCCGTGGCCGACGGGGCGTACCGGTGGCGGGTCCCGCTCGGTGAACTGGAGCGGATCGTGGCGGACGTACGGGACGAGGAGCCGCCGTACGCCGTCGGGCGCGAGCGGGTGCGCAGCCGGGTCGTGCGGGCCGTACGGGAGCAGGCCGAGCGGCGGGCCGGGCCGCAGAACAACACGTGGGTGCAGAGGGTGGGGCGGGCCCGGTCCGTCAGCGGCTTCCTCGACGCGGTCTGGCCCCGGGTGCGGGCGGACGAGGTGCTCGCGCAGGTGCTGGGCGACGCGGAGACGCTCGCCGCCGCGGCCGACGGGATCCTCACGGACGCGGAACAGCGGGCGGTCCTGTGGGACCGGCCGCCCCGCTCCCACAAGTCCGCGAAGTGGAGCGCCGCCGACCTGGTGCTGCTCGACGAGATCGAGGGGCTCCTCGAACGCCCCGCCGGGTACGGGCACATCGTCGTCGACGAGGCCCAGGACCTCTCGCCCATGGAGTGCCGCGTCATCGCGCGCCGCTCGGACTTCGGCTCGCTGACGGTCCTCGGCGACCTCGCGCAGGCCACCACGCCCTGGGCGGCCAGGAGTTGGGAGGAGGTGCTCGCCCACCTGGGCAAGCCGGATGCCGCGGTGGCGCCGCTGACCACCGGGTTCCGGGTGCCGCGTGCCGTCGTCGGGCTCGCCAACGAACTGCTCGGGCGGCTCGACGTGGACGTACCGCCCGCGAGGTCGCTGCGCGGGGACGGGGAGCTGCGGGTGCGCCAGGTCGCGGACGTGGCGGCCGCGGTGGTGGAGGCGGTGCGGGACGCGCTCGCGCGCGAGGGGTCGATCGGGGTCATCGCCGCCGACCACGACGTCGAACGGCTCCGTACGGCACTGGACGCGGCCGGCATCGGCAGCGCGGGCCCCGACGAGCTGGGCGCACGCGTCACCCTGCTCCCCGCGTCCGTCGCCAAGGGGTTGGAGTACGACCACGTCGTCGTCGCCGAACCGGCCGCCGTCGCGGAGGCGGAGGCGCGCGGCCTCCACCGGCTGTACGTGGTCCTGACTCGCGCCGTGTCACGCCTCGACGTACTGCACAGCAGGCCTCTGCCCTGGTGCGACGCGTAG